One Panicum virgatum strain AP13 chromosome 3N, P.virgatum_v5, whole genome shotgun sequence DNA segment encodes these proteins:
- the LOC120665829 gene encoding uncharacterized protein LOC120665829: MEGANGVGGSECERKPLSEVVGDCVQRWFQDAFKEARKGDIANQVLVAQMFFSGYGVPKNEYKGRQWMDRASKFRSSALKVGMKRPGYNASDSDSDDNDDANQ, encoded by the exons ATGGAGGGCGCCAACGGAGTCGGCGGGTCGGAGTGCGAGCGGAAGCCGCTGTCGGAGGTGGTGGGCGACTGCGTGCAGCGCTGGTTCCAGGACGCCTTCAAGGAGGCGCGCAAAGGGGACATCGCCAACCAGGTGCTCGTCGCGCAGATGTTCTTCTCCGGATACGGGGTCCCCAAGAATGAGTACAAG gGAAGACAATGGATGGATAGGGCATCAAAATTCAGAAGTTCAGCATTGAAGGTTGGCATGAAACGTCCAG GATACAATGCAAGTGATTCTGACTCTGATGACAATGATGATGCCAACCAATAA
- the LOC120667774 gene encoding protein FAR1-RELATED SEQUENCE 5-like, whose protein sequence is MADLESLLEYNEIVRKIFAIKDKGFQFYNTYTLGKGFSVRKSYVEWKSEHTELTLRRYVCSRQGYHEEKYVKKGIKKRRPRDITRVGCPAKFVIALDRSTGQWYMKNFIDEHNYPLASADLSCLLHSHRKISDAQKAEIVELGYGGYEKVGYTSRDLYNFCHLYNQDIITNGDAQIVISHLKERQNRDSEFFFKYMTDGKGHVQGMFWCDTQCMLDYTTFGDVIIFDSTYKTNRYNLPLMPFIGVNHHYRTVLFGCGIISHENTDSYVWLLKTFTEANAQKHRISMITDGDLAMQRAISVVWPNSPHRLCGWHIELNLVLNVHNDTLKGAFRVFLYDLCSIEEIERKWQVFLAANKVKEDSWLYQMYEVRQTWCAAYHVGHCFLGLRSNQRSKSMNSRLQMKLDGKMTLLEMVQHYEICLTKVRRNEADDDAKALQSAPFTEPDALVLEINAKEKFTPIVFKAKVQFSVEAAKKCSLIEILGGDDTTEHIVGKRDRDIMYYVKCELTEEVNQKRIFCSCRKLQSLRTPCSHIFYVLGLRDESKLLDCCVLERWTMGAKRAFSTIWKNAMYDYSPTLLRFRELRNLSLAAAFIASRSTEAYEWTKRVLEQEDAVIVPNTGANEG, encoded by the exons ATGGCGGATCTTGAGTCTTTGCTGGAGTACAATGAAATTGTTAGGAAGATATTCGCAATCAAAGATAAAGGATTTCAGTTTTATAACACATACACACTTGGTAAAGGATTTAGTGTGAGGAAAAGCTATGTTGAGTGGAAAAGTGAGCACACTGAGCTGACCCTTCGGAGGTATGTCTGCAGTCGTCAAGGTTACCATGAAGAGAAGTACGTGAAGAAGGGGATTAAGAAGCGGAGGCCACGGGATATAACTCGTGTTGGATGCCCTGCAAAATTTGTAATTGCACTGGACCGGAGCACCGGGCAGTGGTACATGAAGAATTTTATCGACGAACACAACTATCCGCTGGCTTCAGCCGACCTTAGTTGCCTGCTGCATTCACATCGAAAAATCAGCGATGCGCAGAAAGCTGAAATTGTGGAGCTGGGG TATGGTGGGTATGAAAAGGTTGGCTATACATCAAGGGACTTGTATAATTTCTGCCATCTCTATAACCAGGATATAATTACTAATGGTGATGCTCAAATAGTCATCAGTCACCTGAAGGAACGTCAAAACAGAGATTCTGAGTTCTTCTTCAAGTACATGACTGATGGGAAAGGACACGTGCAGGGAATGTTCTGGTGTGATACTCAATGTATGCTTGATTATACAACATTTGGTGATGTCATCATATTTGATAGCACCTACAAAACAAATCGGTACAACCTGCCCCTTATGCCTTTCATTGGGGTGAATCACCATTACCGCACAGTTCTTTTCGGATGTGGAATTATTTCTCATGAGAATACCGATTCATATGTGTGGCTGCTGAAAACATTTACCGAAGCTAATGCTCAGAAGCATCGTATTTCCATGATCACTGATGGAGACCTTGCTATGCAGAGAGCAATCAGTGTGGTGTGGCCGAATTCACCGCATAGGCTATGCGGATGGCATATTGAGTTGAACCTAGTGCTCAATGTTCACAATGATACACTAAAGGGTGCATTCAGGGTTTTTTTGTATGACCTTTGCTCCATAGAAGAGATTGAGAGGAAATGGCAGGTGTTCCTGGCTGCCAATAAGGTCAAAGAGGACTCGTGGCTTTATCAGATGTATGAGGTGAGGCAAACCTGGTGTGCTGCGTATCATGTAGGTCATTGCTTTTTAGGATTGAGGAGCAACCAACGGAGTAAGAGCATGAACTCTAGGCTTCAGATGAAACTGGATGGTAAAATGACCCTGTTAGAAATGGTACAACACTATGAGATCTGCCTTACAAAGGTGCGTAGAAATGAGGCGGATGACGACGCTAAAGCACTGCAATCTGCGCCATTCACAGAACCTGATGCTTTAGTTCTTGAGATAAATGCAAAGGAAAAGTTCACACCAATTGTTTTTAAGGCGAAGGTCCAATTCAGCGTGGAAGCAGCCAAGAAGTGTTCTCTGATTGAGATTCTAGGTGGCGATGATACAACTGAGCATATTGTTGGAAAGAGAGATAGAGACATCATGTACTATGTGAAATGTGAATTAACTGAAGAGGTCAATCAGAAGAGAATTTTCTGTTCTTGTCGTAAGTTGCAATCCCTTAGAACCCCCTGCTCACACATCTTCTATGTATTGGGTCTCCGGGACGAGAGCAAGCTTCTAGACTGCTGTGTTTTGGAAAGGTGGACTATGGGGGCGAAGCGTGCATTTTCGACGATATGGAAGAACGCCATGTATGACTATTCCCCTACCCTACTAAGGTTCCGTGAGCTACGCAATCTCAGTCTTGCTGCAGCCTTCATAGCATCTCGTTCAACCGAAGCATATGAGTGGACCAAACGTGTCCTTGAACAAGAAGATGCTGTGATCGTGCCAAATACAGGAGCAAACGAAGGCTAG